Below is a window of Drosophila willistoni isolate 14030-0811.24 chromosome XR unlocalized genomic scaffold, UCI_dwil_1.1 Seg144, whole genome shotgun sequence DNA.
atacaatctagtatatgtatatgtatatgtatatatttccaTTATGTTGTTGTAATCAACTGCTTGTGTGTTAGTCAGtctactacatacatacaaacagacagacatacataTCTGGCCATTTATTTCATGatttcatcatcattatcatcatcctAGGATGAATGTCATAATTGCTAAACATAAACACTAACTCGAaattgcctttgcctttgcctttgcctcaTAGCAATACAAACAATCGAAATAAAACCATATTATTGAGCAATTTTACCATATGCTGCTAAAATGTAGATACCTAAAGCAAAAAATGCAAGAATAGTACCTAATAAAAAGTAACAGAGACTGCCCAACAGAGACTGCCTATCAGCCATATTTCGATTAATCGGTGTAGAGTAAATATTCATTACATAGCTACGATTATTTTAGAAATTAGAAGAAAGAATAGAATTCATATTAAACTATTAAAGTTTGATTCTAAGGAGCTATATTTTAAAGCTTTgaaatatacacatacatatttcgATTTTTGCGATTATTGATTGTAGAAAAATCGATAACCAAAATTGAAATGCAGTTAAAGATGAACCAACTCTTTCGACTCTTTGTTAGGACTAATGACCAAATGTACTTTAGTTAATTTTGCTTAATGAATAGCTTCACCGacattacatacatatgaatgtatgtatatgtaagtttGATTCATTTAATCGATCGATTTGCTAATACCAATTCCACCAATGAACCATATCTCACGACTCGAGTTCGAGTGCCTCGATGATAGGTACATAATACTATATAGGTAGAGTTTCCATATCTACATACTCCTGCATTTATctagagtgtgtgtgtgtgtgtgtggtaatAGAAAAAGCTTTTTAATTGATAGATCAATTTCATGGAGCTGGCGCGCGGCGTCGGCCCATTGagaattttggttttttttcgggtttttgttgtatttattttgcttCTCGTGTAAATGGAAATAGCAGTAGCACTTATCGTATGCGATAAATGGAGCGGTGGCAATTGAATGGGGGGAAGGGGGGTAAATGCGAAGGGCGGAACGGTGAAGTGGTTTGGGGCTGCTGATGGTTATATGGGTCGCGACATATGTGCTCATGGTCAGGCCCCAAATtttgttatacatatattttttttggggggtgttggtgtgtgtgtgtgtgtgagctagTGCATATGCCTCAATATTTgattgtgtatgtgtgtgtgtgtgtgtgtgtgtgttgtgcaGCAAATGGTTTTTGGCTCACCAACAAATCCACTTGCTGGCCCCAAGCAACcatttgctgctgctctcCATTCCAGTTTACCCTCCATTAAAAACCCTAGCCAcatatggtttttttttttttttggtctgtgtgtttgtgtatatatttcatttacttgataatatatataatattgaGACAGGTTCTGCTTTGGGGTAGCTCTATGATGGATTGACtggctgcctgcctgcctgcctgctgGGAGGAGATTGAGTTCTGAACCTTTCTCTTGCCCTCGAACTCATGAAATATTCGCTGTATTTTCGGGTTTGAGTACATTTTGATCATTTCAAGATATAAGATATCCTGATTCTGCTCTTAAATCTTTGTAAACTTTAATCTTATTCTTTTTGCTGTGAAAAGTTATCAAAATGTTGTTAGATAAATCTCTATTTAGTAAAGAAATTTGTTGAAATATCTTTAAACCTTTCAGGACTAGGCAACATTTTGTAGAGGTCTTAGGTTTCATTTCGAATCATTCGAAAAGTTTATTAGGGTATATGTCTTTCGATGTGTATTTTGcccttttcattttatttttaataaatttcaagtgcaaaattcttttactttttttttttgcaaggtCAGAAAGCATTTGCCCACGTGAATGTCGCTGCTGTTATTTTTCTCACTCTTTCGTTTTATTCTATTTTaactattattttttttcgcctctttttatttatatatatgtttgtatgtttatttgtatgtatgtgtgtgtatgttttatCCACCCTCCCAAGAGTCCACCCCTGGTTTAGTGGGTTGGTGGATATCTAAAAGGTGGGCCaataggtaggtaggtaggtaggccCCCGGTATCCGGAAATGATGtgttcaaatttttatttatcgGTGCTCGTTTCGCATTTTAGTTTTAGCATTTATTCAGTTTGCCTCGTGTTGCCGCAGCGACgtcaaaaacaagaaaaaaaaaacgaaatatatatataatgcgatataaaaaaaatttaacgtGCCAATATATTTGCGGACTTCTCTGCCGACACATCGAAACGAGGTTTTTATGATTAACAGCGAaagcaacaaccacaacaagaacaacaacataaaCGAAATAAAATTGTGTGCCCTCCCACCTCCCTTCAAACCCCCCTCCCCGACCCTCTTGGTGACCCGCATGTTTGCTTGTTGTGTATGTTTGTTCATTGAATGTTCTTGTGAAATTCTTATTAAAACGTTATGCTTCTGTCTGCGCTCCGTCTCTAGCTCTTCTTCTTCACATTCTACCTCTTATCGCCGGTATAACACGTCAAATTGGTGgacagtatttttttttttttgtattttttttttgttggtttgttattttgtttgtttaccCCACAATAAGAAGAGAAATGACACACTTATTATTTCTgcggtaacaaaaaaaaaacattaataaacaaaaaagttcttcctttcctttccttttttttcatgttCTTATTGCGATTGATTTATTGATGTCAATATTGAATAGTGCGAAAGGCATTAGCCATTCGATTGCATCATTTTTcatatgaaaagaaaaacaaaataaaatttgccTTAACATTAGTTccttattgaaaaaaaaatgaaattaagttGAGTTTTGCCAAGTGAGTatgataaaaaatttatattgattgGTTCTCTAGTTAATATAGTATATCGAAATAAATATATCACAATAGTTTCAGAAatccaataaaaaaaaatatatatatgattgATTCAGGAAActtataaaattcataattctatatatttctattgggaaatttacaaaaatattaCTCAAAACTTGATGACTAAATGCTTTTCGATTTTTATTGATCAATGCACACGAAATGCTTCAAATAATTAacataacatttttattttctattttaatgtttttttttttttgttgttgttgtttgtttgcttcGTTTTTATTGCATACAATTTTAATTACACCATTTTTACTGTGACATTAAATGTTTATCTGTGTGTCTTGGGGGGGGTTATTGTCATTGTTACCTTGAAAGTTTAAAGAATTTCTGGATTCGTTTTAATGTGATCTCATTGCTCTATCGATAACAATTTCGTTACATATCTAGGATTGATAACGATAAACTAAAAATGCATTTCTACTTTGCATGATGATTCCAAGGATGGAAAATCTTTTGGTGTTTTCCACTCAATTATTGCAACCCAACATTATTCCCCATTTCGTAGTGCCTCGCCTTGATTCTAGTGAGATCTTTTCAGGCCATcatcaagaaaaaacaaaaaaccactCAGGCACCACCTTTTCGACAATGATGACAAGTAAATTACGtgcaacaaattgaaattgaaaatgaaattgaaatgtttcACTTCGAGGGGTTCTCTCTCGAGTCCTTGGGCATCAAGGACCAAACCTGACTGAGGGTGGCGCAGGTCACCTTCCGTTTTGCTCGATTCCATGCatatttaacattttgttgtttccatttagtttagtttttgagatGCGGGCCaaccgaaaattttcattatcACCTTAAAAGGTTGGGCTTATTGGGTATAACGAGGGAGCTGGGTGCTGGGTGCTGGGGGTTGGAGGTTGGGCTAAAATTTTAGGTGTAGGTGTGGGGCAGTGAACTGAAAAGTCGATTGCGTTTACGCCATGCCACGCCTCGGCGACCTCGCACAAATTTGTAAAATGTCAGAGATAAATGTGTGCTACAAACAAATatccaaatatatatatgtatgtatgtacatagatatatCGTATAATGTATGTAGATTATTTTATCgcttaaatttttgttttgtttttggtcaATACGCTTCGTTGCCTGTGGGTAGAGTAGAGCgaaatagagaaaaagagtttgCCATGGACTCAAAGCTCAACTCGACTCGACTCTAGGGCAACAATTACAATTGTGTTAGGCCGAAAAGGGTGGCGGAAAATCGCAGCCATGACTTTTGgcgcagcaacaacaataagaacaaCCGAAGCAGTAGCATGATAAACATAGTGTAGAGATTTCGACAAATATGATACGACGATACGAATAACATTCATGGCATTCATGTGCTAcgcattatttttatttggttttatttctggataaaagaaacaaaaaagaaaccaacaccaacaacaattgTTGATTTTGCGTAGTGATAAGAGCACAAGAGAGGTAAATAGTTTCCATGTGTGTTCGCTacaacaaattcaaatggcTGCTTGGATTTCCTGAAGAACTTTTAGAAGAAATTCCCAAAAAGCAAGTCATCATTTAGAAATCGGCCAAAATTTTGAATACATAGCtattatatgtataagtaCGTCGGTTGTTAAGTTTCAGAACGTTTAGAATAGAACATGGACGAAtctagaaaatattttcagaGTTAAGATTTTTGTTGCGatactttaaaaaattcactaaaatatgaaattgaaatattgctgactaccaaaaacaaacaattttaaatcGAATAATAGCGAGCAAAGATGTTAATTTCAATTCAGATAAATTTTGGGCGAAATTGCAAACGCAAGCCACAGTCTTGATAAAACCTTGAAAACAGAAGCAAAAGGCAAGAGGaagtttaaacattttaatcaTTATTAAATTCTTTATTTTAAGAACATTGAAGAACACTTCTAAGCTAAAACCCAAGTGCTATAGCCTTCTTATCAAGGGTAAACCCTAATTTATCAGCAGCTTTTTCGAAAAAAACTCTCCACCAAGGGAGATTTCCTTTTAAAATTCtcgctaaaaaaaaataatatgtaaTTTAGCTAAAAAAGGTTAAAGAATTTTGATTCCGATTGATAACTACTGCCAGTGCTGGATTTAGTTGAAGGGGAAACCTTCCCTTTGGTTTGAAATGTTTAGATATGGTAAAAGATATTTTCTCATCTTTCTTTCTAAAAGTAGATCTTTTAGagattttgttattgtttatcGATAATTTAAAAAGGCTATCATGTCATCCCCATCGATAGCATCAgcttttaacaatatttttattttttttaacaatattaTGGACAAGTGTTTCAATATTTATCGATATACAAAGAATCTAGACATTTGAATGTTTAGAAGAACATAGCAAGCTGTGCTAAAAATATCGTATCGACCAAAAGTTGCAATGCAATATATTTCgtattatattttaaaatgtagAGCTCTTACTAAGTCAACTAGACAGAACTggtaaattttttcaaaattagtATCCCTAGAGATATCCCTAGCTGAAAATGCTAGTTAAGCTTTACAAGTGACTAAAAAGACACGACAACGCAGGttctttgtcttttgtttttgttgtttttgggttAATACCGATCGCGGCAAATAAtgttgccgccgccgccgccgccgccaccgcccGCTGTGGGGCGCTATCATTCAGAGGTATTACTCCGGCCGACCTCCGTgtagcattttttttttgaattgagTTGTGTGAGTTAAGTTACTGAGTTTAATCGACGacccccccacacacacacacacacacacatttacacacacacacactatatTTATTTCCCTGGACTGATTACGGAGCTACCGTTGAGAGAGTGCGACAgagacaacacacacacaaactgaTTGAGGAagaggtagagagagagagagagagaaagagagagagggaaccTACGAccgaacagcagcagcatagCGATAACGTTTTTACAAAAACGATTCATTTGGGCTTTGCCTCTGTTTGGCTACGGTTTTCACAGGCAACCAAAATGAccaaaataaccaaaataacttaaaaaaggcaaagaaagAACATccaaggaaaaaaatataccaaaaaaacaaaagcagcagacaaaaaaacaaacaaaaagccaacatcaaagaaagaagaggagagtttccaacaaaaaataatgagAATAACTCCAAGCTCCAAGGTGCCAATAGCAGTGACATTCAAGTCTGATGATCTAGaaccaaataaaaaactaaataagcaacaacaaataatagtaaaacaaaaattatccAATACCAATTCGATTTGTTCCCTTTCATCTGTCTCATCAATATCTGCATCGTCgtcgataacaacaacaacaacgtcaaCAACTACAGCAAGTGGTAAATCATCACCAACATTAAGAACAAACGAAAACGAAACCTCAAATCCAAATACACCATCTTCATCTTATGTGATTAAATGTATATTGAAAACGGCGCGTTTTATGTGGCAAGTGACAACGATACCCGCTAAAATTGGTGAAACCATTGGCACCCTTTATCGTTATGCACAGGATTCGGTTGATAGTTTTCTCTGTGTAGCTGGGTGAGATTTACTGCTTAAATGTTAAAACATAAATTGACAATTCTCTGATAAATACAACACAAACGAAATATTGtatatgaaaaaatatatatttaaaaaaaaaaaaaaactttaatattTACTCAAGTTTTCCTAATTTCTTATATACTTACAGCAAAGCCCGTCGCAAGGAAAGGGATGGCGATCAAAGTTCAACAGATACCAAATTATATTTGGAGGAAAGCGTTCTAGAACGTAAATTACCTGAAGCTGATCTCAAAGCCCTAGTGGATCTTCCAGCTGGTTTGGATTACAATGAGTGGCTAGCATCACATAGTAAGTACATATACCTAACCCCACTTCCTCCTCCCCCCAGTCCCAAGTGTCATTCTTATTATCAAAAGTTGATTTTCACGTgatttttccatttgttttgaactacacacacacaacacatacacatgtatgtatgtatatagctCACTTTATCGTGTGTGATTTATATGTGATTTATACATACTAGTCTTTACTTCTACTTAGTCTCTAACTATAGAGAAATCAGTCtaaatttgtatacatttgaaaagaatttgtGATAAGCTCACACAGGTGATCCATCCCCTTAAGCGATGTCTTAGATGAGATTTTGGTATTCAGGTTGATTTGCATATAAATTAGGATTATCTCAAATACAgaaataaacatattcaagcagatatatgtacatacatatattcatacatatagGTATATAAATCAGTATCtcggtatacatatatgaatgaGACACTTATCAATGGAATAGCAGGTGTTAATGTTTTGTCACTTTACATTTCGTTTCTGCTATCAGTTCCAGACATACTCATTGAGAATTAtactaaatatttaataaatatttatattcttgATATAGATATATCTAACTGTATTGactgaaaattaaattaaaatgatgGAATCATTTGATCAATTTCAACAGgaaataaagtattaaaatgcttcgtttcttttttagaTTAAAGGGGATAagtatttttgaatattaatgGCAAATCCTTGAGGGCAAAGAAAAGAGGATAAATGATCTTCTCCAAAGGCGATATTTTGTCCTATAAATCGAACAATTTTAATGGAAAGATTTTCATTTTGGCAGAATGAAGCTCTAATTTAACTATTTTCACCAACAAAATCTACatctaaattttattttttttgtttaaagaatTCAATTAAGATGCCCCCCCATGACTGACCCCCTTCCTAACTTGAAGTAAGCTCTTGAATCATAAGGCTGAATATATCAAAAAGTAAAGTCTTTAAAGTCTCAAAAGCAAACACGTTTTGTAATTGGATAtcatcacacacacaaagttgATTCTGAGTCATTTTAATAATACCTAACTAGCTTAATGTAATTAAACACCATGTGTgtcgtgtgtgtttgtttgtgccCCTAACAGTATGCAATTGTTTGCCAATTTGTCAATCTCTGTCAACGTGAATTAATTAGATACCTGACTGTTAAACCCATTCTACCTTTTCTCCTTACACTAGtaagaagagagaaagagagagcgagagatgCCGCCGCTTACATCAccattgtcatcatcatctgaATCAGAATCGAAAgcaattttaagaaaattacaTCATCTTGTAAAACAATCactagatatatgtatatatatgtatacatataaatttcataacGCACAGCTTTGACTTTTTGTTGACTTTAATGAGGCAAATAATTGGCAAATCTATCAGCAAATTAGTAccttctgcttctgctgctgccgtAAGGGTGATGATGATTATAATactcatgatgatgatgatgatgcacaCGTTTTCAATGCATTGATCTGTTCAAGGTCAAGACCCACCCAAAATTATCCAATCGCGTTTCCCCCCATCTACCACGAGAATGAGTTCATACAACAAAACTGACAATCTCTATCTCTTtcgtatctgtgtgtgtgtgtatttaatgcaatttctgttgcttttgctgaCGTAATTTGCTTAAACCATTTGTGCAAATATTGAGTTGGCATTGACCTCTTCTCAAGAAGAACGACAACGacagcgacgacgacgacgacgacgatgacagcagtgatgattatgatgaacTAAGCTTATCACTCATCGACTGGAAAGAGAACATATGTTCAAGGCCCACCTGCTGATGCagttttttttgattttatcaTGGGCTTAAATCGTAACTCCATTCCAATGCAAATGCTCCAATTGACAAACCCAAAATGAGAGCAGGCGATATGTATTACGAGTCAAATCTTGAAAGGATAAGTAGTAAATGATAATCCTCCGAAATATTTGAAGTATATATAAAAGCTTTAGTGCGGCTTAGATTTTGGTTAATCGGGTttcaattttgaaatttaagcagtttaaaagatataaaataatttatatggaaGAAACTTCCCATAGAAGtcagaaaaattcaaaattatagCATTTTGCGAGGAGAGTAAACTTTGAAGAAGGCTCAATTGATATCTCCTCCATGCGAAATCAATATTCTAATCCTTAGATCTCTTAAACTAACTTGTGTATATCGTTGTCGTTATCTATCTTGCAGCCCTGGCTCTATTCGAGCATGTGAATTTGGTTTATGGAACTATTAGTGAATTTTGTACACAATCCGGTTGCACAGATATGACTGGACCTGGCAACAGGTAAGAGAATCGAGTTTCTTTGACAATTTTTGAGATATTAATTTTGGATTTTACAGAACGTACTTATGGTTCGATGAGAAGGGCAAGAAGACACGTGTGGCGGCACCTCAGTATATCGATTATGTGATGACTTTCACACAAAAGACGGTCAGCGATGAATCGATATTCCCAACCAAATACGCAAACGAGTTTCCCGGCTCGTTTGAGTCGATCGCGCGAAAGATTTTACGCTTGCAATTTCATGTGATAGCGCATCTGTATGCGGCGCATTTCAGAGAAATAGCGTTGCTCGGCTTGCACACCCATTTAAATTTGACATTTGCGCATGTAACCGCCTTGCACAGGCGTTTCAATTTGATCGATGAGAAGGAGACCGATGTGTTGCGTGATTTGGAGGTGGCATTGCGTCTAACCGATGACAGTAGCAGCAACAGTGGtggacagcagcagcagcagcaatcccATCATCAACAGCAATCGCATCATccacatcagcagcaacagcaacaacagcaacaacatcaacaagatGCTGGTGGACTGTTGCCGCATGATAATACTAGCAATGCAACTTGcgatcaacagcagcaaccacacaacaacagcagcagcaacagcaccTCCTCATCCGAGGCAATGCCTCATGTCAATTCACAAAGCAACAATAGCCACACCACAACACCCTCAGCATCGCTGATCGATGGCGATTCGGCATCGCCACCAATTTGCACGCAACCGGAGGCTGGTGCCTCATGTAAGCCAGCCGGCAGCAGCGGCCTATTGGGCGGCATATTGGGTGATCTGACAAGCGGTGAATTTGGTGATACAACACGCTATTGCACCTCGGCAGTTCCTCAGcaggtggtggtggcggcaCCGGATGCATCTGTCACTGGCATTGGCGGTGGGGGTGCATCGTCCATTGCCGTTATGAATAATGGCACTAATCTGCTAACCGGCGGTGCTGCTGCATTACATTTAAACTTtagcaacaataataacaataatcataatttgaatcatcatcaccatcatcaccaccatcatcatcatcatcaccatcatggCGGTgggcatcatcatcagcaagCGGCAGCAGCGTCctcaacaacagcagcagcgcagcagcagcagcacagtGGTCTAATACAATGCAATGCGGCGGGGGCGGGGCCGGGCCCAGCAGTTTCTGCGGCATCAACGACAACTGCCGCCAATTCAGCACCATCGGCATAGTGCGATCAGCtaagaaataaattgaatatatataccatatatggcaaatagcagcagcagcagcagccgccgtagcagcaacatcagctggcaacaaccaacagcaacaacaacaacagcaacaacaacaatagtagcagcagcagcagcagcaacaaacaaacaaacaaacaaacaaaa
It encodes the following:
- the LOC6639315 gene encoding MOB kinase activator-like 2; its protein translation is MLRAPTQHIVELGFGKTTTTTTAAAAAATLPVTAAATVNSKQRKTTLLQKLRQQQQKLLQKQLTTTTTTTEVDDQQEKFEKKEHKKSAATTTDYYFRQQQPTLLLLATTATITIEEEQQQQQEQQQHQKKKKKEPTSYNLAAALRRNKKPKTNNSSSISSSGSNNSHSSNQSCRSNISNNNNNNSSSSNNNNNNNSLSNSCINKHNNTHYKNSKNCSSSSSSNNNYTSYNNYISNYNCKTSEQQQQQQAWKISTTQQQQQQQQHLFINNNSNNNNNNTVSSGHIIMSPTSQAPTRTSLFDSCHRKIRLIGGGPVAFLGGLVAKARRKERDGDQSSTDTKLYLEESVLERKLPEADLKALVDLPAGLDYNEWLASHTLALFEHVNLVYGTISEFCTQSGCTDMTGPGNRTYLWFDEKGKKTRVAAPQYIDYVMTFTQKTVSDESIFPTKYANEFPGSFESIARKILRLQFHVIAHLYAAHFREIALLGLHTHLNLTFAHVTALHRRFNLIDEKETDVLRDLEVALRLTDDSSSNSGGQQQQQQSHHQQQSHHPHQQQQQQQQQHQQDAGGLLPHDNTSNATCDQQQQPHNNSSSNSTSSSEAMPHVNSQSNNSHTTTPSASLIDGDSASPPICTQPEAGASCKPAGSSGLLGGILGDLTSGEFGDTTRYCTSAVPQQVVVAAPDASVTGIGGGGASSIAVMNNGTNLLTGGAAALHLNFSNNNNNNHNLNHHHHHHHKRQQRPQQQQQRSSSSTVV